The following coding sequences are from one Treponema bryantii window:
- a CDS encoding MATE family efflux transporter → MSDKQDTRKMLVSGNVFKTMLTLSVPAVLGMVVIGLYNFMDAVFVGQMVGPVAMTAVKVSYPFTLINSGIATLIGVGSSSVLSRAIGERDQETVDKIMGNLISFVSLLSVIVIVGGLLFTRQLLSLAGAEGEVLEQAVRYLRVVFCGSLFVNLGQSTNMIMRGEGKLKKAMAIMATSAILNIILDPVLIKVCGEGNGVLGAAFATIISQLVLMIMSFFYFLKKSDTVKIHKIKFEKTLIKPVLSVGVSAMLMQVMSMLQQTVLYNTASKWGGSEWQTILGAALSLQAFSFIPLWGISQGFQPAIGTNYGAKLFDRVGKFTRCFMVSATVVALIFYIPIMCFPAKMLSMFITDAAIVEAGAPMLRVLFGAFITYGVLILAITFFQAIGKASAASILALLRQLFLFLPLVLLLPNINGLGIKGVFYAQLFTDLIVLALAVIFMCGAFGRFRRA, encoded by the coding sequence ATGAGTGATAAGCAGGACACCCGCAAAATGTTAGTCAGCGGAAATGTGTTTAAGACAATGCTTACTCTGAGTGTGCCGGCTGTGCTCGGTATGGTTGTTATTGGGCTCTATAATTTTATGGATGCCGTTTTTGTAGGACAGATGGTAGGTCCAGTTGCAATGACTGCAGTAAAAGTTTCCTACCCTTTTACTCTTATAAACAGCGGTATTGCAACCTTGATTGGTGTTGGTTCTTCTTCAGTTCTTTCGCGTGCCATTGGTGAACGTGACCAGGAAACTGTTGATAAAATAATGGGAAACTTAATTTCCTTTGTTTCCCTTCTTTCTGTAATTGTTATTGTTGGTGGACTTCTTTTCACACGCCAGCTTTTGTCTCTTGCCGGAGCTGAAGGAGAAGTTCTTGAGCAGGCTGTTCGTTATCTTCGTGTTGTATTCTGCGGTTCTCTTTTTGTAAACCTCGGTCAGTCTACAAACATGATTATGCGAGGAGAGGGAAAACTCAAAAAGGCTATGGCAATCATGGCAACAAGTGCAATCCTCAACATTATCCTCGATCCTGTTTTGATTAAGGTATGTGGTGAAGGAAACGGCGTTCTTGGAGCTGCCTTTGCAACAATCATTTCTCAGCTTGTTTTGATGATTATGTCTTTCTTCTATTTCCTAAAGAAGAGTGACACTGTAAAAATTCACAAGATTAAGTTTGAAAAGACTTTGATTAAACCAGTTTTAAGTGTTGGAGTTTCTGCAATGTTGATGCAGGTTATGTCTATGCTTCAGCAGACAGTTTTGTATAACACAGCCTCAAAATGGGGCGGCAGTGAATGGCAGACAATTCTGGGTGCTGCCTTGAGTTTACAGGCCTTCTCATTCATTCCTCTGTGGGGAATCAGTCAGGGCTTCCAGCCGGCAATCGGTACAAACTATGGAGCAAAGCTTTTTGACCGCGTTGGAAAGTTTACACGCTGCTTTATGGTTTCAGCTACTGTAGTTGCTCTGATTTTCTACATTCCGATTATGTGCTTCCCTGCAAAAATGCTTTCTATGTTTATTACTGATGCAGCAATTGTTGAAGCAGGTGCACCAATGCTCCGTGTTCTCTTTGGAGCATTTATTACTTATGGAGTTTTGATTCTTGCAATCACATTCTTCCAGGCAATTGGAAAAGCAAGCGCAGCTTCTATTCTTGCACTTTTAAGACAGCTGTTCTTATTCCTGCCTTTAGTTCTTCTTTTACCAAACATTAATGGACTTGGAATTAAAGGTGTATTCTACGCTCAGTTGTTTACAGATCTTATAGTACTTGCACTTGCCGTAATCTTTATGTGTGGAGCATTTGGACGATTTAGAAGAGCATAG
- a CDS encoding manganese efflux pump MntP family protein: MEWNLIFLLNSILLGVGLAMDAFSVSIANALNESQMKKGRMCFIAGVYAFFQFAMPMIGWICVHTILEYFNKFQIIIPWIALILLLYIGGKMIWEAFHECEEGEGAGASASGDSALPCKSSLTISVLMIQGIATSIDALSVGFTIADYGLVMALVASLIIAVVTFAICMAGLLIGKKAGNHLSSKATVLGGIILIGIGIEIFVKGVFFS, translated from the coding sequence ATGGAATGGAATCTTATCTTTTTATTAAATAGTATCCTGCTTGGTGTCGGCCTTGCAATGGATGCTTTCTCTGTTTCAATTGCAAATGCTTTAAATGAATCTCAAATGAAAAAAGGCCGTATGTGTTTTATTGCCGGCGTATATGCTTTTTTTCAATTTGCTATGCCTATGATTGGCTGGATTTGTGTTCATACGATTCTGGAATATTTTAATAAGTTTCAGATTATAATTCCGTGGATTGCTTTAATTCTTCTATTATATATTGGCGGAAAGATGATCTGGGAGGCTTTTCATGAATGTGAAGAAGGCGAAGGGGCCGGCGCCAGCGCTTCTGGAGATTCAGCTCTTCCGTGTAAATCAAGCTTGACTATTTCTGTTCTTATGATTCAGGGAATTGCTACTTCAATTGATGCACTTTCTGTCGGTTTTACAATTGCAGATTATGGTCTTGTAATGGCATTGGTTGCTTCTCTTATTATTGCTGTTGTGACTTTTGCGATTTGTATGGCAGGCCTTTTAATCGGAAAGAAAGCAGGAAATCATTTAAGTTCAAAAGCAACCGTTCTTGGTGGAATCATTCTGATTGGTATTGGAATAGAGATTTTTGTTAAGGGTGTATTTTTCTCGTAA
- a CDS encoding HXXEE domain-containing protein produces MKEYVWLFPVIFMFHEMEEIIGFKFFLNKNHDELEKRFPKLLRCYRDFSTEGFALAVYEELFLCILISTLAYFFDKPVLWYLWLGAFIGCDLHFFVHLIQVSIFRRYIPASITSIICLPVNTLIVCKCLVSIEESAGFAAIFITLGALLVFVNLKIAQSMIGWFTRKIHP; encoded by the coding sequence ATGAAGGAATATGTATGGCTTTTTCCTGTAATTTTTATGTTTCATGAAATGGAAGAAATCATTGGCTTCAAGTTTTTTCTGAATAAAAACCATGATGAACTTGAAAAACGTTTTCCTAAACTTCTCCGCTGTTACAGAGATTTTTCCACAGAGGGATTTGCCCTTGCTGTTTATGAGGAATTGTTCCTCTGTATATTAATATCTACCCTCGCCTATTTTTTTGATAAGCCGGTTCTCTGGTATTTATGGCTTGGAGCTTTTATCGGCTGCGACCTTCATTTTTTTGTACATTTGATTCAGGTAAGCATTTTCCGCCGCTATATTCCGGCAAGCATTACAAGCATAATCTGCCTTCCAGTAAACACTCTGATTGTCTGTAAATGTCTTGTAAGCATAGAAGAGTCTGCTGGCTTTGCGGCAATCTTTATAACTCTTGGTGCACTGCTTGTTTTTGTAAATCTAAAGATTGCACAAAGTATGATCGGCTGGTTTACGAGAAAAATACACCCTTAA
- a CDS encoding DUF3793 family protein, translating to MSFDQMIIHFCAPTLCEIKAGNMFFVKNKDFSESNFEQWKQTLFIRGFLSFAIKLSENSTAILVCNVCWVRKILSDIVVHSYLVEKGYHCGGIFDFINDFKYRLHSIQGFPHEIGVILGYPVDDVIEFENHEGQNCKYCGQWKSYNDIEKAKQCHCKYKNCSCLCERLYNEGYSLDFIICEYKKVASAA from the coding sequence ATGAGTTTTGATCAAATGATTATTCACTTTTGTGCTCCTACTCTCTGTGAAATAAAAGCAGGAAATATGTTTTTTGTAAAAAACAAAGATTTCTCGGAAAGTAATTTTGAGCAATGGAAACAAACTTTATTTATCCGAGGATTTTTAAGTTTTGCAATAAAACTATCTGAAAACTCAACGGCAATTCTTGTCTGTAATGTATGCTGGGTAAGAAAAATTCTGAGTGACATTGTAGTTCATTCTTATCTTGTTGAAAAAGGATATCATTGTGGGGGCATATTTGATTTTATAAATGATTTTAAATATCGACTTCACTCGATACAAGGATTTCCTCATGAAATTGGAGTTATTCTGGGCTACCCGGTTGATGATGTTATTGAATTTGAAAATCACGAAGGTCAGAACTGCAAATACTGCGGTCAATGGAAATCTTATAATGATATTGAAAAGGCAAAACAATGTCACTGCAAATATAAAAACTGCAGCTGTCTTTGCGAACGATTATACAACGAAGGATACTCACTGGATTTTATTATTTGTGAATATAAAAAAGTTGCATCAGCGGCATAA
- a CDS encoding flavodoxin — protein MKVAVIYASTTGNTEAMANAISDAVKAAGAEVIFSTADSANKDDVLSSDVILLGSPAMGDEVLEDSVEEFYSGIEGSLNGKKVGIFGSYDWGDGQWLRDWTDRLNNAGAVSIAEPLMVHLTPEEADVEQCKAWAASAIK, from the coding sequence ATGAAAGTTGCTGTAATATACGCAAGTACAACTGGTAATACAGAGGCAATGGCAAATGCCATTAGTGATGCAGTAAAGGCCGCTGGTGCCGAAGTCATTTTCAGTACAGCTGACAGTGCAAATAAAGACGATGTGCTTTCAAGCGATGTTATTCTTCTTGGAAGTCCTGCAATGGGAGATGAAGTTCTTGAAGATTCAGTAGAAGAATTCTACTCCGGAATTGAAGGCTCCCTTAACGGAAAAAAAGTTGGAATCTTTGGTTCATATGACTGGGGCGACGGACAGTGGCTCCGCGACTGGACTGACCGTTTGAACAATGCCGGTGCAGTAAGCATTGCAGAACCACTTATGGTTCACCTTACTCCGGAAGAAGCAGATGTTGAGCAGTGTAAGGCTTGGGCAGCATCTGCAATAAAATAG
- a CDS encoding energy-coupling factor transporter transmembrane component T, producing MHKVNINPIVLIIINILAPTMYIFLRGTYLQYFLAAFALTVLILMGCFKIMFAFIGIYAVMQAVIILGIQFSSLSYLSLFFVVLIQSVPCFAMVFALIKRYTSAELLSALETMRIPRVLVVAVTITLKYVPTFSREFKYILESMRLRGISFTWLHPIKSFQYFIVPQLFRCAALSEEVTAAGLVKGIDAPVRRSSYFEQKFRFTDFVFLAIFAAGLAGGFIWFRK from the coding sequence ATGCATAAAGTAAATATCAATCCTATTGTTCTGATTATCATAAATATACTTGCACCTACAATGTATATCTTTTTGAGGGGAACTTACCTGCAGTATTTTCTGGCTGCTTTTGCTTTGACTGTTCTTATATTGATGGGATGTTTCAAAATTATGTTTGCGTTTATTGGAATTTACGCAGTGATGCAGGCAGTGATTATTTTGGGAATACAGTTTTCGTCTCTTTCTTATCTATCATTATTCTTTGTAGTTTTGATTCAGTCGGTTCCTTGTTTTGCAATGGTTTTTGCTTTGATAAAGCGCTATACTTCGGCTGAGTTACTTTCGGCTTTGGAGACTATGAGAATTCCACGCGTACTTGTAGTAGCCGTTACAATCACTTTGAAATATGTTCCGACATTTTCGCGCGAGTTTAAGTATATTCTGGAATCGATGAGACTTCGTGGGATTTCATTTACCTGGCTTCATCCTATAAAAAGTTTTCAGTATTTTATAGTTCCACAGTTATTCCGTTGTGCAGCACTTTCAGAAGAAGTTACTGCTGCCGGTCTTGTAAAAGGAATTGATGCTCCTGTAAGACGTTCTTCATATTTTGAACAGAAATTCAGATTTACTGATTTTGTATTTCTTGCAATTTTTGCTGCAGGATTAGCAGGAGGTTTTATATGGTTCAGGAAATAA
- a CDS encoding ABC transporter ATP-binding protein, whose translation MVQEINKETVLQAQDLTFSYMDSDEGIKNVNFEIKKGEVILLTGNSGCGKSTLLKCLNGLIPAVTEGHLSGNLMINGKEYSKLKMHELNSDIGSVFQNPRSQFFTDNTTSELVFPMENYGWTKATMEKKLAQLTEEFGLKNLLDKNIFILSSGERQMIALASALTMNQKIVLFDEPSANLDYGNAMKLGSIIERLKADGMTVIVADHRFYYLNDIIDKVFFMENGELTVFNSERAFKKGTYDTRSFDLFSLDVPYLLKLPKTEERIKPVAELQGAGYKNILIDVNLKLYKGEITVLVGCNGTGKTTLAKLFCKTYKPDYGKVTTSSLPFFIMQDPDYQLFGTSVKNELSLVKKAPQEIDECLEYLGLGKFKDSHPFELSGGQKQRLQIGMAMLCDRDLIIFDEPTSGLDVSSMEKVSNEIIKLREKSSVLVISHDYEFIRHVADRIIFLEGGKIQKDFVLDASTVGELNQIFNKMKDNSEGFELLKKEA comes from the coding sequence ATGGTTCAGGAAATAAATAAGGAAACTGTGCTTCAGGCGCAGGATCTGACTTTTTCATATATGGATTCTGATGAAGGAATCAAAAATGTAAACTTCGAAATAAAAAAAGGGGAGGTTATTCTTCTTACTGGAAACAGCGGTTGTGGAAAATCAACTCTGCTTAAATGCTTAAACGGATTGATACCTGCAGTTACAGAAGGACATCTTTCCGGCAATCTTATGATAAATGGAAAAGAATACAGCAAACTAAAAATGCATGAACTGAATAGCGATATTGGTTCGGTATTCCAGAATCCACGCTCTCAGTTTTTTACTGATAACACAACAAGCGAACTTGTTTTCCCGATGGAAAATTACGGCTGGACAAAAGCCACTATGGAAAAGAAACTAGCTCAGCTTACAGAAGAATTTGGCCTTAAAAATCTTCTGGATAAAAATATCTTCATTCTTTCGAGTGGCGAGCGTCAGATGATTGCGCTTGCTTCGGCACTTACTATGAATCAAAAAATTGTTCTTTTTGACGAGCCTTCTGCAAATCTTGATTACGGAAATGCGATGAAACTTGGCAGTATCATTGAACGGCTTAAGGCTGACGGCATGACAGTAATTGTTGCTGACCATAGATTTTATTATCTGAATGATATTATTGATAAAGTGTTCTTTATGGAAAACGGCGAGCTTACTGTTTTCAACAGCGAGCGTGCTTTCAAAAAAGGGACTTATGATACAAGAAGTTTTGATTTATTTTCTCTTGATGTTCCTTATCTTTTAAAATTGCCGAAAACAGAAGAACGCATAAAACCTGTTGCTGAATTACAGGGTGCTGGTTATAAAAATATTTTGATAGATGTGAATCTCAAATTATACAAGGGTGAGATTACAGTTCTTGTCGGCTGTAATGGTACGGGTAAAACAACGCTTGCAAAACTTTTTTGTAAAACTTATAAACCGGATTATGGAAAAGTTACAACTTCGAGTCTGCCGTTTTTTATCATGCAGGACCCGGATTATCAGCTTTTTGGAACTTCTGTAAAAAATGAACTTTCACTTGTAAAGAAGGCGCCGCAGGAAATCGATGAGTGTCTTGAATATCTTGGACTTGGAAAGTTTAAGGATTCTCATCCGTTTGAATTGAGCGGCGGACAGAAGCAGAGACTTCAGATTGGTATGGCGATGCTTTGCGATCGTGATCTGATTATTTTTGATGAACCTACGAGCGGACTTGATGTTTCTTCAATGGAAAAAGTTTCAAATGAAATTATTAAGCTTAGGGAGAAATCATCTGTGCTTGTGATTTCTCATGATTATGAATTTATCCGCCATGTTGCAGACAGAATAATCTTTCTTGAGGGTGGAAAGATTCAGAAAGACTTTGTTCTTGATGCTTCGACAGTTGGTGAGTTGAATCAGATATTTAATAAAATGAAAGATAATTCGGAAGGTTTCGAATTATTAAAAAAGGAGGCGTAG
- a CDS encoding MptD family putative ECF transporter S component: MRKLKIKDVVMTSLLTALYLVFYLVASMIVMVLGQFGHAISPGICAIFTGAVILFLTRKVGKFGQFTIMQAIIMLIFSIMGAGYLPWIITSMVAAILADVIASREEKPAVWKVALASGVFHVGQAWGSIVPSWFFLESYKSEWIGRGQTPEAMEEMVKYTTGFMGLVSTFIVFALAVAGVYLGWLILRKHLKEKKEY; encoded by the coding sequence GTGCGCAAATTAAAAATCAAGGATGTTGTAATGACATCTCTTTTGACAGCCTTGTACTTGGTATTCTACCTGGTTGCCAGTATGATTGTAATGGTGCTCGGACAGTTTGGTCACGCAATAAGTCCTGGAATCTGTGCTATTTTTACTGGAGCTGTAATTTTGTTTCTTACCCGTAAGGTTGGAAAGTTCGGACAGTTCACAATCATGCAGGCAATCATCATGTTAATTTTTTCAATAATGGGTGCCGGATATCTTCCGTGGATTATTACTTCAATGGTTGCTGCAATTCTTGCTGATGTGATTGCTTCCCGCGAAGAAAAGCCTGCAGTATGGAAGGTCGCTCTTGCGTCGGGTGTTTTCCATGTTGGACAGGCGTGGGGATCAATCGTTCCAAGCTGGTTCTTCCTTGAAAGTTACAAGTCTGAATGGATTGGCCGCGGCCAGACTCCAGAAGCAATGGAAGAAATGGTGAAGTACACAACCGGCTTCATGGGCCTTGTTTCAACCTTCATCGTATTTGCACTTGCTGTAGCCGGAGTCTATCTTGGCTGGTTGATTTTAAGAAAGCACCTGAAAGAAAAAAAAGAATACTAA
- a CDS encoding ABC transporter ATP-binding protein, whose translation MKSKSNLPFLFRSMGAFKITMLISIVFAALSAIENIYAYTFVYKIAEIIISNYGNLGAVDKEIFYEYGKGIVFAVCAAYGLYGLSLLFSHITAFNTAVRLKKMLIRHIGKLPGGYHDSNPSGSLRKIIEKNTDASETLIAHQIPNTTMSIVLPVAFVIFMFRYSVLLSVACLIPVIIGFVLLMVIMMGNGSDFVRTYQQAQKDMSNAAVEYVRGIPVMKTFGQTADSFARYKNSVKGFCEYVYKFAISMMTADSLYNTAMNSVFYTLVPVVLVLWRSAAGGAGGVHLFASFVFFTSIIPLEVTILKRIMGNSSESIIVDEAMGSLKTILDEKVMEYKKDGGDGECAESNECAEVPAGYGFEFKNVSFRYAPELPLALDGVNLIVAEGKTTALVGLSGGGKSTIASLAARLRDVTDGAVMLGGVNIKDISEKKLNELVSIVFQENSLLKMSIAENVALYRKDASRDEIMRALKLAQCEDIIAKLPNGIDSVYGAKGVYLSGGEVQRIAIARAILKDSPIIILDEATAFADAENEYLIRKAFSELLKNKTVIMIAHRMSTVRDADKICVVEAGKIIEEGNHDELMKRGGKYSAMVNEYNRAISWKLGSNDSAKEASNA comes from the coding sequence ATGAAATCAAAATCAAATCTACCTTTCTTATTCCGCTCGATGGGCGCTTTTAAAATCACCATGCTCATCAGCATTGTCTTTGCTGCTTTGTCGGCAATAGAAAATATTTATGCGTATACCTTTGTGTATAAAATCGCGGAGATAATTATTTCTAATTACGGAAATCTCGGCGCCGTTGATAAAGAGATTTTTTATGAGTACGGCAAGGGCATTGTGTTTGCAGTATGTGCGGCTTATGGTCTTTACGGTCTTTCGCTTTTATTCTCGCATATCACAGCTTTTAATACTGCGGTGCGTTTGAAGAAAATGCTTATCCGCCATATTGGAAAACTACCGGGCGGCTATCATGATTCAAACCCGAGTGGCAGTCTTAGAAAAATCATTGAAAAAAATACAGACGCGAGTGAAACGCTGATTGCACATCAGATTCCGAATACTACGATGTCGATTGTGCTTCCTGTTGCCTTTGTGATTTTTATGTTCCGTTACAGCGTGTTGCTTTCGGTTGCCTGTCTGATTCCTGTAATAATTGGCTTTGTACTTTTGATGGTGATTATGATGGGAAATGGAAGTGACTTTGTGCGAACCTATCAGCAGGCGCAGAAGGATATGTCGAACGCAGCGGTTGAGTATGTGCGAGGTATTCCTGTTATGAAAACATTCGGGCAGACAGCTGATTCTTTTGCACGTTATAAAAATTCTGTGAAGGGCTTTTGTGAGTACGTTTACAAGTTTGCAATTTCTATGATGACGGCGGACAGCCTTTATAATACGGCGATGAACTCTGTGTTCTATACGCTGGTGCCGGTGGTGCTGGTGCTGTGGAGATCTGCGGCTGGTGGTGCCGGCGGCGTTCATCTTTTTGCGTCCTTTGTTTTCTTTACGTCTATTATTCCTCTTGAAGTTACAATCTTGAAACGAATCATGGGAAACTCATCTGAATCAATCATCGTAGATGAGGCGATGGGATCGCTTAAGACAATTCTTGATGAAAAGGTGATGGAGTATAAAAAGGACGGTGGTGACGGGGAATGTGCCGAGAGCAACGAGTGTGCCGAGGTCCCTGCCGGTTACGGTTTTGAGTTTAAGAACGTAAGCTTCCGTTATGCACCGGAGCTCCCTCTTGCTTTGGATGGCGTGAATCTTATTGTTGCCGAAGGAAAAACTACAGCGCTGGTCGGGCTTTCTGGTGGCGGTAAAAGTACAATTGCTTCGCTGGCGGCCCGCCTCAGGGATGTGACTGATGGAGCGGTGATGCTCGGCGGAGTAAACATCAAAGATATCAGTGAGAAAAAACTCAACGAGCTTGTGAGTATTGTCTTTCAGGAAAACAGTCTTTTGAAAATGAGCATTGCAGAAAATGTTGCCCTTTATCGTAAGGATGCCAGCCGTGACGAAATTATGCGAGCTCTTAAACTTGCCCAGTGCGAAGACATAATCGCAAAACTACCGAATGGCATTGATTCAGTTTACGGCGCAAAGGGAGTTTATCTTTCCGGTGGTGAAGTTCAGCGAATTGCAATTGCGCGTGCAATCTTAAAAGATTCTCCAATCATCATTCTTGATGAAGCTACTGCTTTTGCTGATGCAGAAAATGAATATTTGATTCGTAAAGCATTCAGCGAACTTTTGAAAAATAAAACTGTAATCATGATTGCTCACAGAATGTCGACCGTCCGTGATGCAGATAAAATCTGTGTTGTAGAAGCAGGAAAAATTATTGAAGAAGGAAATCATGATGAACTGATGAAGCGCGGCGGAAAATATAGCGCAATGGTAAACGAATATAACCGCGCAATCAGCTGGAAACTTGGCTCAAACGACAGCGCAAAGGAGGCCTCAAATGCTTAA
- a CDS encoding ABC transporter ATP-binding protein has translation MLKKFLNVSKNTRIAVYKASAWLAVFQLIAMVPLVMIYKCISKMLESYANQGTFETSLILQIIAGTVIVISMYFAYRKMYKMKYINAASENLNMRMDLADKLRRLPESFLSKHDLSDLTSTIMDDIGIIEGILANQVTEFIGGMLGILITVCALFFVNVKMTLALFAVLPFAALAMALCDPISGKTHQKNRDIKVSISERIQEYLENIKILKASGNIEDYQKKLWRTMGRLVPRLVLFEFLSGMSISTAYNLLRMGIGVVAMVGANLLVKGEISASVYLIFMLASVWVYEPLSYTCEHLGAVISSKVAANRIRHIMDYPEQTGSEVFAPSNYDIQFKNVDFAYNENGEKVLSDVSFTAKQGEYTALVGASGSGKSTICRLAARFWDNDSGEILVGGQNVKNLAPEELFKLFSIVFQDVTLFNDTIYNNILVGNKNATREQVIKAAEFAQCMPFIEKLPQGFDTVLGENGHTLSGGERQRLSIARAFLKDAPIVLLDESTASIDPETETKIQSAIEKLTNGRTVLMIAHRLRSIVNCDRIIVLKEGRVVGNGTHDELMKSCEVYKKLYTLQSE, from the coding sequence ATGCTTAAGAAATTTCTGAACGTTTCAAAAAATACAAGAATCGCAGTTTACAAGGCTTCTGCCTGGCTTGCAGTTTTTCAGCTGATTGCAATGGTTCCTCTTGTTATGATATACAAGTGTATTTCAAAAATGCTTGAGTCGTATGCAAATCAGGGAACTTTTGAGACTTCGCTTATTTTACAGATTATCGCCGGAACAGTAATAGTGATTTCGATGTATTTTGCATATCGCAAAATGTATAAGATGAAGTATATCAACGCCGCATCAGAAAATCTGAATATGCGGATGGATCTTGCAGATAAGCTTCGCCGCCTTCCCGAAAGTTTTCTTTCAAAGCATGATTTGAGCGACCTTACTTCTACGATCATGGATGATATTGGGATTATTGAAGGTATTCTTGCAAATCAGGTAACAGAGTTTATCGGCGGAATGCTTGGAATCCTGATAACCGTATGTGCACTTTTTTTTGTGAATGTAAAAATGACTCTCGCACTTTTTGCAGTGCTTCCGTTTGCAGCTCTTGCTATGGCTTTGTGTGATCCAATTTCCGGAAAAACTCATCAGAAAAACCGTGACATAAAAGTTTCAATTTCTGAGCGCATTCAGGAATATCTTGAAAATATTAAGATTCTTAAGGCGTCCGGAAATATCGAAGATTATCAAAAAAAACTGTGGCGTACGATGGGGCGGCTTGTTCCCCGGCTTGTGCTTTTTGAGTTTCTTTCCGGAATGAGTATTTCAACTGCTTACAATTTGCTTCGAATGGGAATCGGTGTTGTTGCGATGGTCGGAGCAAATCTTCTTGTAAAGGGTGAAATCTCTGCTTCAGTTTATCTGATTTTCATGCTGGCTTCGGTTTGGGTATATGAGCCGCTAAGTTATACCTGCGAACATCTTGGTGCGGTTATTTCGTCAAAAGTTGCGGCGAACAGAATCCGTCATATTATGGATTATCCTGAACAGACGGGTAGTGAAGTATTTGCTCCTTCAAATTATGATATTCAGTTTAAGAATGTTGATTTTGCCTATAACGAAAATGGAGAAAAAGTTTTATCTGATGTAAGCTTTACCGCAAAGCAGGGAGAGTATACTGCGCTGGTAGGGGCTTCGGGCAGCGGTAAAAGTACAATCTGTCGTCTTGCAGCGCGTTTCTGGGATAATGATTCTGGTGAGATTTTAGTTGGCGGACAGAATGTAAAAAATCTTGCTCCGGAAGAACTTTTCAAATTGTTTTCTATTGTGTTCCAGGATGTTACGCTTTTTAATGATACAATATATAACAATATTCTGGTTGGAAATAAAAATGCTACTCGTGAACAGGTTATAAAAGCCGCCGAGTTCGCTCAGTGTATGCCGTTTATAGAAAAGCTTCCTCAGGGTTTTGACACAGTGCTCGGAGAAAATGGTCATACCTTAAGCGGTGGAGAACGTCAGAGACTTTCGATAGCTCGTGCCTTCTTAAAAGATGCACCGATTGTCTTGTTGGATGAAAGTACAGCTTCAATTGATCCGGAAACTGAAACTAAGATTCAGTCTGCTATTGAAAAACTAACTAACGGTCGTACGGTGTTAATGATTGCACACAGATTGCGCTCAATCGTAAATTGTGACAGAATCATAGTGTTGAAAGAAGGCAGGGTAGTGGGGAACGGAACTCACGACGAACTTATGAAATCCTGCGAAGTTTACAAAAAATTGTATACTTTACAGAGCGAATAA
- a CDS encoding TetR/AcrR family transcriptional regulator encodes MPQRIIGVSKRLIEVAKKEFLEKGFEGASIRTISCEADTSPRAVYTRFENKEELFAAVIEPVYSDFIKMFNEDKILYWNMARRKDFSKNPEEYYLRYLDYAYSHKDQFVLILQKSKGTRFEHFTRNLCEIDLTELNKQLPEILEDFKKFQKDKSTQLFLNTITYSFYNALFAPLIEGVELDVAKSYITKLTQFYNDGILANLKNFADLSDFA; translated from the coding sequence ATGCCGCAAAGAATTATAGGAGTCTCCAAAAGACTTATTGAAGTTGCAAAAAAAGAATTCCTCGAAAAAGGCTTTGAAGGGGCTTCTATAAGAACAATTTCATGCGAGGCCGACACAAGCCCGCGTGCAGTTTATACCCGCTTTGAAAATAAAGAAGAACTTTTTGCCGCCGTGATTGAACCGGTTTATTCTGATTTTATAAAGATGTTCAATGAAGATAAAATCCTTTACTGGAACATGGCCCGAAGAAAAGATTTTTCAAAAAATCCGGAAGAGTATTATCTTCGATATCTGGATTACGCTTATTCTCACAAAGATCAGTTTGTATTAATCCTGCAAAAATCAAAAGGAACAAGGTTTGAGCATTTTACCCGAAACCTTTGCGAAATTGATTTAACAGAATTAAACAAACAGTTGCCCGAAATTCTCGAAGACTTTAAGAAGTTCCAGAAAGATAAATCGACACAGCTTTTTCTGAACACTATTACTTATTCTTTTTATAACGCACTATTTGCGCCGCTTATCGAAGGCGTTGAACTGGATGTTGCAAAATCATATATCACAAAACTTACACAATTCTATAACGATGGTATTTTAGCCAACCTAAAAAACTTTGCTGATTTATCTGATTTTGCTTAA